The Anolis carolinensis isolate JA03-04 chromosome 2, rAnoCar3.1.pri, whole genome shotgun sequence genome has a window encoding:
- the LOC107983393 gene encoding taste receptor type 2 member 106: MGIFNQDVVLICWNFFNMTSMWSATWLSVLYCVKVTNFANCLFLWLKPRINMLVLRLLAMSVVISSIFFVPSVLEYFQQKKWDNLTRNSPVSANQSEGYNNGFIILLDMQLFYVSITFCISVIASTLLLVSLWKHIRNLKKSGLGGKDLSTQVHMNVITLLLSYIIFYILHFTGFIILISDVSRFRSVATLVTSILITSFPCVHSIMLILTNPKLKVMAGHILGIMRRAS, from the coding sequence ATGGGTATTTTTAACCAGGATGTTGTACTTATTTGCTGGAACTTTTTCAACATGACTAGCATGTGGTCTGCAACCTGGCTTAGTGTTTTATACTGTGTGAAGGTCACTAACTTTGCCAACTGCCTCTTCCTCTGGCTGAAGCCAAGGATCAACATGCTTGTACTCAGGCTGCTTGCGATGTCAGTAGTCATTTCCAGTATCTTCTTTGTTCCTTCAGTCCTTGAATACTTTCAACAGAAAAAGTGGGACAATCTGACTAGAAACTCACCCGTGAGTGCCAATCAAAGTGAGGGTTATAATAATGGATTCATTATCCTTCTTGATATGCAGCTCTTTTATGTTTCCATAACTTTCTGCATAAGTGTAATTGCATCCACGCTTTTGCTTGTCTCACTGTGGAAGCACATTAGGAATCTGAAGAAGAGTGGCCTAGGTGGCAAAGATCTTAGCACTCAGGTCCATATGAATGTCATTACACTATTGCTGTCTTATATAATTTTCTATATTTTACATTTCACTGGTTTCATAATTTTGATAAGTGATGTTTCCAGATTTAGAAGTGTTGCCACGCTAGTTACTTCCATCCTGATAACTTCATTTCCTTGTGTACACAGCATTATGTTAATATTGACTAATCCCAAACTAAAAGTAATGGCTGGTCATATTCTGGGTATCATGCGAAGAGCTTCctaa